The nucleotide window TACCTTCGGGATCATCGCTAGCCCCGCCCCCTGCAAGAATAAGCCTGCAATCAATATATTTCCTTACAAGCTTATACGCCTCTATTACCCCTAACGGATCTTTTAATCTGTCAAAACGGGAAATTTGAGTTATTATGGGTTTATCTTTGGGTATTGAATACTTTTCTAATACCGAATCAATAACCTCCTGTGGTAGTTCCTTATTCTTATCACTTAAAGGGTCGATCGAAGGAGGTATGAGGAACTGCCTTATAGGCAGTACCTGTGAAAATTTCTGTGCTGAAAAAACAGAAGCATCGTAATCTTTAATAAAACCCATTAAGAAATCCCAAACCTGTCTATTTGGATCGGACACATCGACATGGCACCGCCATATCCATTTATTTCCAGCCTTCTTTTTTACAAGGGCTATTGGCTGAGGGTCATGAACAAATACTATATCGCCGTCAGTATTTAATTCATTAATATTTCTCTGGCTTGTTTCCATAAAAACATCAAAATCACTCTTCTTTATTTCTTCCTGCTTACCATGCAGGGCGTTATGGAATCTCTTTGTTACTTCATAATACTGGGTTCCGCCTTTTACTATATCCCATTTAGACTTAACACCCAATTCATTTAAAAGCGGTACCATGCGGTTCAGTATCTCCGCTACACCGCCGCCTACAGAAGTAGAGTTTATATGCTGGATAACCCTGCCTTTAAGCTTTCCCGCGAGAGTTCTTAAGTCATCTATTACTGCCTGCCCTACTATAGGAATATATTCATCGATCTTAGCCATTTTAAGTTATCCTTCTGTATACTATTTTGATTATGATTTTTCTTAAATCATCTAAAGCATATGTATAAGGGTCTAGTTTAGCGATCTCTTTTGCCAATTCAGCGTCGCCTATTGAGCTCTCAATCCAATTAGAAAAATCATTGCTTTCCCTTTCAAGCCTCAACCGTGCTTCAAACATATGGAAATATATTGAATTATTGCTTACTTTCTCTAAGGCTGTTTTAAATTCCGACAAGTCATTAGCGGT belongs to Candidatus Liberimonas magnetica and includes:
- a CDS encoding glycosyltransferase — encoded protein: MAKIDEYIPIVGQAVIDDLRTLAGKLKGRVIQHINSTSVGGGVAEILNRMVPLLNELGVKSKWDIVKGGTQYYEVTKRFHNALHGKQEEIKKSDFDVFMETSQRNINELNTDGDIVFVHDPQPIALVKKKAGNKWIWRCHVDVSDPNRQVWDFLMGFIKDYDASVFSAQKFSQVLPIRQFLIPPSIDPLSDKNKELPQEVIDSVLEKYSIPKDKPIITQISRFDRLKDPLGVIEAYKLVRKYIDCRLILAGGGASDDPEGIAVLEEVKEQSKGDPDIHILLLPQDDIVVNALQRASDVILQKSLKEGFGLTIAEALWKAKPVVAGNVGGIPLQITNRYSGMLTYSVEGTAFALKQLLNHPKYALRLGENGKQHIKNNFLLTRHLKDYMLLFLSLGQNQDTVYL